The Scomber scombrus chromosome 5, fScoSco1.1, whole genome shotgun sequence genome window below encodes:
- the LOC133980874 gene encoding P2Y purinoceptor 3, whose amino-acid sequence MPHTLDSFPTEALITKPFFSDFFDTSVQLAEPNTADALLPSISNISSISNISNISGLGALRCTYKEDFKRILLPAVYTIVFLLGLPLNAAVILKIWKTRPNLSRSNIYMLNLAIADFLYVMSLPLLIYNYGMRDYWPFGDFACKLVRFQFYSNLHGSILFLTCISVQRYVGICHPLAMWHKNGGRRMAWSICGGVWLVVVVLCAPTFHFAATGIQRNRTVCYDLSPPNLSVDYYPYGMALTCLGFLLPFMGVMVCYCRMAHILCRPVVYQGVTIATGEKREQAVRMIIVVATVFCISFLPFHLTKTMYLVVRTLPGAPCEMRNLFSIIYKCTRPFASMNSFLDPILFYFTQPRYRKSTRRFMLKVTTRRDKGTSV is encoded by the exons ATGCCACATACTCTCGACTCCTTCCCTACGGAAGCTCTCATCACGAAACCCTTTTTCTCAGACTTCTTCGATACCAGCGTCCAGCTCGCAGAGCCGAACACAGCAGACGCTTTACTCCCCAGCATTAGcaacatcagcagcatcagcaaCATCAGCAACATCAGCGGGCTGGGTGCCCTTCGCTGCACCTACAAGGAGGACTTCAAACGTATCTTACTCCCTGCTGTGTATACCATTGTATTCCTGCTTGGCCTTCCTCTTAATGCTGCTGTCATACTGAAGATATGGAAGACGCGGCCCAACCTGTCGCGCAGCAACATCTATATGCTCAACTTGGCCATAGCCGACTTCCTGTATGTGATGTCGCTTCCCTTGCTCATCTACAACTATGGCATGCGCGACTACTGGCCCTTTGGGGATTTTGCCTGTAAACTTGTCAGGTTTCAATTTTACAG TAATCTTCATGGCAGTATCCTCTTCCTCACCTGCATCAGTGTTCAGCGCTATGTGGGCATTTGCCATCCTCTCGCAATGTGGCACAAGAATGGTGGGCGAAGGATGGCGTGGTCAATCTGCGGAGGTGTATGGCTGGTGGTCGTGGTCCTCTGCGCTCCAACGTTTCACTTCGCTGCGACGGGAATCCAGCGAAACCGCACAGTGTGTTACGATTTAAGTCCGCCTAATCTTTCTGTGGACTACTACCCCTACGGCATGGCTTTGACCTGCCTCGGCTTCCTGTTGCCTTTTATGGGTGTGATGGTGTGCTACTGCAGGATGGCCCACATCCTCTGCCGCCCGGTGGTCTACCAGGGTGTCACCATAGCGACTGGGGAGAAAAGGGAACAGGCAGTGAGGATGATCATCGTGGTGGCGACAGTTTTCTGCATAAGTTTTCTGCCATTTCACCTCACCAAGACCATGTACCTGGTGGTGCGCACGCTGCCTGGCGCACCCTGCGAGATGAGGAACTTGTTCTCAATCATCTACAAGTGCACCAGGCCATTTGCCAGCATGAACAGCTTTCTGGATCCTATTCTGTTCTACTTCACACAGCCACGCTACCGGAAGAGCACCCGAAGATTTATGCTCAAAGTCACCACCCGCAGGGACAAAGGTACCAGTGTGTGA